One window from the genome of Lutra lutra chromosome X, mLutLut1.2, whole genome shotgun sequence encodes:
- the KLHL34 gene encoding kelch-like protein 34 translates to MSYFLSYCKAHGGALLTGYQALRAEGFLCDVTLEAEGSEFPAHRSLLACSSDYFRALFKSHTRESRASVIHLHVPSAAGLQRLLDFIYTAWLPLSMDTVEDTLEAASYLQVTEALGLCGRYLERQLAPENCCFAANVAARFGLAHTLGAAESCIVRHLRELLLRGAGPMGLLELNPTSLKAVLGAPDLARVPEAWLLGLALAWLRQEPEAERLAHCASLLERVRFGLVRADVLRRVYSGSGLALPARVKGLIIQALNYHTAPSRQPLLQGEQSSVRSPQTRILLVGGRRAREAVTEEVVVRQVVARGRGAAAEPEEEEEDEQLEEEEEEDWEFTQDVVAFDVYNHRWRSLTRLPAPLLGHSVCTAGNFLFVLGGESPDGASSPLADGVRPVTAEVHRYDPRFHAWTAVPAMREARAHFWCGAVGEGLLAVGGLGADGQALASVEMYDLRRDRWTAAGALPRALHGHAGAVGDRGVVYISGGKAGRGEGGASSLRDVYSLGPGERAWSKRAPMSTARFGHHMAVLRGAVFAFLGRYEPFSEIERYDPGTDQWTRLRPLPYDRFCYGLAVVEETALLLGGLKWRDSRQVPTRNVVGYDLDLDRWEDIGCALPWAWNGLQCAVLQLAEGGDEEREGGLGEPPDLVRSLMG, encoded by the coding sequence ATGAGTTACTTCCTATCTTACTGTAAAGCTCATGGCGGCGCACTGCTCACCGGCTATCAGGCCCTGCGCGCCGAGGGCTTCCTGTGCGACGTGACGCTGGAGGCTGAGGGCAGCGAGTTCCCGGCGCATAGGTCGCTGCTCGCGTGTTCCAGCGACTACTTCAGGGCTCTGTTCAAGAGCCACACCCGGGAATCCAGGGCCAGCGTGATCCACCTACACGTGCCGTCGGCCGCCGGCCTGCAGCGCTTGCTGGACTTCATTTACACCGCCTGGCTGCCGCTGTCCATGGACACGGTGGAAGACACGCTGGAGGCCGCCAGCTACCTGCAGGTGACTGAGGCGCTGGGGCTGTGCGGCCGCTACCTGGAGCGCCAGCTGGCTCCGGAGAACTGCTGCTTCGCAGCCAACGTGGCGGCGCGCTTCGGCCTGGCGCACACGTTGGGCGCCGCGGAGAGCTGCATCGTGCGCCACCTGCGGGAGCTGCTGCTGCGGGGCGCGGGCCCCATGGGGCTGCTGGAGCTGAACCCCACGTCGCTCAAGGCTGTGTTGGGTGCCCCCGACTTGGCGCGGGTGCCCGAGGCCTGGCTGCTGGGTCTGGCACTGGCCTGGCTGAGGCAGGAGCCTGAGGCCGAACGCCTGGCCCACTGCGCCTCGCTGCTGGAGCGCGTTCGCTTCGGCCTAGTACGTGCCGACGTGCTGCGGCGCGTGTACTCGGGCTCTGGCCTCGCCCTGCCGGCCCGCGTCAAGGGCCTCATCATCCAGGCCCTCAACTACCACACGGCGCCCTCCCGCCAGCCGCTCTTGCAGGGCGAGCAGAGCAGCGTCCGGAGTCCCCAAACCCGCATCTTGTTGGTAGGGGGACGCAGGGCGCGGGAGGCGGTGACCGAGGAGGTCGTGGTCCGCCAGGTGGTAGCCAGGGGCAGAGGCGCTGCGGCGGagccggaggaggaggaggaggacgagcagttggaagaggaggaggaggaggattggGAGTTCACCCAGGACGTGGTGGCCTTCGACGTGTACAACCACCGCTGGCGCAGCCTCACGCGGCTGCCTGCACCGCTGCTGGGGCACAGCGTGTGCACCGCAGGCAACTTCCTCTTCGTCCTGGGCGGGGAGAGTCCTGATGGCGCCTCCTCACCCCTGGCAGACGGCGTGCGGCCGGTCACGGCCGAAGTGCACCGTTACGACCCGCGCTTCCACGCCTGGACGGCGGTGCCCGCTATGCGGGAAGCGCGGGCCCATTTCTGGTGCGGCGCCGTGGGCGAGGGGCTCCTGGCTGTCGGGGGTCTGGGCGCGGACGGCCAGGCGCTGGCGTCCGTAGAGATGTATGACCTGCGCCGGGACCGCTGGACCGCGGCCGGGGCGCTGCCGCGGGCGCTGCACGGCCACGCGGGGGCCGTCGGGGACCGTGGCGTCGTGTACATCTCTGGGGGTAAGGCGGGAAGAGGAGAGGGCGGCGCGAGCAGCCTCCGGGACGTGTactccctgggccctggggagcgAGCGTGGAGCAAGAGGGCGCCCATGAGCACCGCCCGCTTCGGGCACCACATGGCTGTGCTGCGCGGCGCGGTGTTCGCCTTTCTGGGGCGCTATGAGCCCTTCTCGGAGATCGAACGCTATGACCCCGGCACGGACCAGTGGACTCGGCTGCGGCCGCTACCCTATGATCGCTTCTGCTATGGGCTGGCGGTGGTGGAGGAGACGGCTCTGCTGCTGGGCGGCCTCAAGTGGCGAGACTCGCGGCAGGTGCCTACTCGCAACGTGGTGGGCTATGACCTCGACCTGGACCGCTGGGAGGACATTGGTTGCGCGCTACCCTGGGCCTGGAACGGCCTGCAGTGCGCAGTGCTGCAGCTGGCTGAGGGTGgggatgaggagagggagggagggctcgGAGAGCCGCCAGATTTAGTGCGGAGCTTAATGGGTTAG